The Prosthecobacter vanneervenii genome has a segment encoding these proteins:
- a CDS encoding DUF3987 domain-containing protein produces MHTSSIHTEAMASTAPRPLPLGAALPPVLPFDTAWLPGPFEPWITDIAERMQCPPEFPAVAAMAALSSVAGRRFCIQPKMQDEAYTEFPHLWAMLIGSPSMMKSPAMQAAMRPLKQMEEIVSKEHRCQELNRQTEEIAARIRRSALVCEARRAVRKGESFDYAQLLDPSEGEPTPQRRFIVNDASLEALGEVLRDNPTGTLFYQDELSGLLAQMEKEGNQSLRAFLLQAWSGKEGFTFDRIGRGRRYIEACALSVLGSIQPGVVAAHVRAATGHTTGADGFLQRFSLMVWPDINPHWEDIDRPLDFTAEWDARDVFDSIENITNAQLIQNGIKPGRDGVPVFHFAPDAQELFGQWRHTLEHRLRGGTLAPAMEAHLGKYRKLVPALALLIHVADRPAGSVSLSALQRALSWATYLETHAARVFASGTIAESSVVHTLLKKLLDGSAGLPAAFKVRDVRNKCWSGLSRTEDAESACDLLADYGWLIATVKEPGSAGGRPATSYHLNPQARAENCPSH; encoded by the coding sequence ATGCATACCTCATCCATTCATACCGAGGCCATGGCCTCCACCGCCCCGCGTCCGCTGCCACTCGGCGCGGCGTTGCCGCCCGTGCTGCCCTTTGACACCGCCTGGCTGCCCGGCCCCTTTGAGCCGTGGATCACCGACATCGCCGAGCGCATGCAGTGCCCGCCGGAGTTTCCCGCCGTCGCCGCCATGGCCGCACTCTCCAGCGTGGCCGGGCGGCGCTTCTGCATCCAGCCCAAGATGCAGGACGAGGCCTACACCGAGTTCCCCCACCTCTGGGCCATGCTCATCGGCAGCCCTTCCATGATGAAAAGCCCCGCCATGCAGGCCGCCATGCGTCCGCTCAAGCAGATGGAGGAGATCGTCTCCAAAGAGCACCGCTGCCAGGAGCTGAACCGCCAGACCGAGGAGATCGCCGCACGCATCCGGCGCTCTGCGCTGGTCTGCGAGGCACGCCGCGCCGTGCGCAAAGGCGAGTCCTTTGACTACGCGCAGCTGCTCGACCCCTCCGAGGGCGAGCCCACGCCGCAGCGCCGCTTCATCGTCAATGACGCCAGCCTGGAGGCCCTGGGCGAAGTCCTGCGCGACAATCCCACCGGCACCCTCTTCTACCAGGACGAGCTCTCCGGCCTGCTGGCGCAGATGGAAAAGGAGGGCAATCAATCGCTGCGCGCCTTCCTGCTCCAGGCATGGAGCGGCAAGGAGGGCTTCACCTTTGACCGCATCGGGCGCGGCAGGCGTTACATCGAGGCCTGCGCCCTCAGCGTGCTCGGCAGCATCCAGCCCGGCGTCGTGGCCGCGCATGTGCGCGCCGCCACCGGGCACACCACCGGGGCGGATGGCTTCCTGCAGCGGTTTTCACTCATGGTGTGGCCGGACATCAATCCGCACTGGGAGGATATCGACCGCCCGCTCGACTTCACCGCCGAGTGGGATGCGCGCGATGTCTTTGACTCCATCGAAAACATCACCAATGCCCAGCTCATTCAAAACGGCATCAAGCCCGGGCGCGATGGCGTCCCGGTCTTCCACTTTGCGCCCGATGCGCAGGAGCTCTTTGGCCAGTGGCGGCACACGCTGGAGCACCGCCTGCGCGGCGGCACCCTGGCCCCCGCCATGGAGGCGCACCTGGGCAAGTACCGCAAGCTGGTGCCCGCCCTGGCCCTGCTCATCCATGTGGCAGACAGGCCCGCCGGGAGCGTCAGCCTCTCCGCGCTGCAGCGCGCCCTCTCCTGGGCCACCTACCTGGAGACCCACGCCGCCCGCGTCTTCGCCTCCGGCACCATCGCCGAAAGCTCCGTCGTCCACACCCTCCTCAAAAAGCTGCTGGATGGTTCTGCGGGGCTGCCTGCAGCATTCAAAGTGCGGGATGTGCGCAACAAATGCTGGAGTGGTCTCTCACGGACTGAGGATGCCGAATCCGCCTGTGATCTTCTGGCAGATTACGGTTGGCTCATTGCCACTGTGAAGGAGCCTGGTTCAGCAGGTGGCCGACCTGCCACAAGCTACCATCTTAACCCGCAGGCAAGAGCCGAAAACTGTCCGTCGCATTGA
- a CDS encoding DUF6210 family protein: MKPTIRLYDAVGTGVILTCQSGVMVSNQTGGTACLQPEVEGVYVPLRNDYSAQDFRFSSPELELSAYFEGPKHRGAGAISGLDSEDAEFIDDILSRHGLNESISVDREKLGDSHEAWVHVVVKADESHDEDLAQFTGFGPYPRHGILTWANSD, encoded by the coding sequence ATGAAACCGACCATTCGACTTTACGATGCTGTCGGCACGGGTGTCATTTTGACATGTCAAAGTGGGGTTATGGTGTCGAATCAGACTGGAGGAACTGCATGCCTTCAACCTGAGGTGGAAGGTGTTTATGTTCCACTGAGGAACGACTACTCTGCCCAAGATTTTCGCTTCTCATCTCCAGAGCTGGAGCTTTCAGCCTATTTTGAAGGACCAAAACATCGGGGCGCAGGAGCCATTTCCGGATTGGATTCAGAAGATGCAGAGTTTATCGACGACATCCTTTCGCGTCATGGTTTAAATGAGTCAATCAGCGTTGACCGCGAGAAGCTCGGTGATTCTCATGAAGCCTGGGTTCATGTGGTCGTCAAAGCGGACGAATCTCACGATGAAGATCTGGCCCAATTCACAGGCTTTGGCCCTTATCCTCGTCATGGAATATTGACCTGGGCCAACAGTGATTGA
- a CDS encoding ferredoxin family protein — protein MITHTHRPLRVVLYEGNGSIQLSTESRTRVMMALLDKGYAVTRSGSGATSMPHDERSLLVLGAFEGKAPALEDASGRISIDTRDITGLEPDAIVALVDKSRGDKTMNEPGKWKPWFPVIDYSRCTNCMQCLSFCLFDVYGVSQDNKIQVQNNDNCKTNCPACSRVCPEVAIMFPKYQAGPINGDEINEKEAGREKIKVDISSLLGGDIYSALKDRSAAAKSRFSKERSPDKALDERKKCLTKLVGDGFIPADVLASLPSTEEILKKAEIAKAKAAAALAAQ, from the coding sequence ATGATCACCCACACCCACCGCCCGCTCCGTGTCGTCCTTTATGAAGGCAATGGCAGCATCCAGCTCTCCACCGAATCCCGCACACGGGTGATGATGGCGCTGCTGGACAAAGGCTACGCCGTGACCCGCAGCGGCAGCGGTGCCACCAGCATGCCACACGATGAGCGCAGCCTGCTGGTGCTGGGTGCCTTTGAGGGCAAAGCCCCCGCACTGGAAGACGCCAGCGGCCGGATCAGCATCGACACCCGCGACATCACCGGGCTGGAGCCGGACGCCATCGTGGCGCTGGTGGACAAATCCCGTGGCGACAAAACCATGAACGAACCCGGCAAATGGAAGCCGTGGTTTCCCGTGATCGACTACTCCCGCTGCACCAACTGCATGCAGTGCCTGAGCTTCTGCCTCTTCGACGTCTATGGCGTGAGCCAAGACAACAAGATCCAGGTGCAGAACAACGACAACTGCAAGACCAACTGCCCCGCCTGCTCCCGCGTCTGCCCGGAGGTGGCCATCATGTTCCCCAAATATCAGGCCGGCCCGATCAACGGCGATGAGATCAATGAGAAGGAAGCCGGACGCGAGAAGATCAAAGTGGACATCTCCTCCCTCCTCGGCGGCGACATCTACTCCGCCCTCAAAGACCGCAGCGCCGCCGCCAAATCCCGCTTCAGCAAAGAACGCAGCCCCGACAAAGCCCTGGACGAGCGCAAGAAGTGCCTGACCAAGCTGGTGGGCGACGGCTTCATCCCCGCCGACGTCCTCGCCAGCCTGCCAAGCACCGAGGAGATCTTGAAGAAAGCCGAGATCGCCAAGGCGAAGGCTGCGGCGGCGCTGGCGGCGCAGTAG
- a CDS encoding sigma-54-dependent transcriptional regulator codes for MAKLVIIDDEAAILELMTKLCKAAGHQVFGCTTGIDGIAAIRSNQPDLVIVDLRIGDVNGLDLVSMCREQFPSTAVIMVTGHGSVETAVEAMRLGAFDYLTKPFDLGDLIKTVNQALQRNGVAAATPAAAVPSTTLRSFTSSKLIGHSDAIQRIFEIVRRVANNDSPVLLEGEFGVGKHMVARALHEASRRSNAPYKELQCSAMPEDALETELFGPNAIFNRVSGGTIHLAEVNQLPARIQAQFNTFLDETQSKKGWGTGSSSADFRLVVSSTISLEEAVKAGKFREDLFYKLSVVPLKIPPLRERRVDVRPLVEHFLKDLAERTDGKPKTIEPSAIEFLEKYNWPGNMSELRNAIERACAFAENDRVRPSDLPAKVTQQIEVPTPSTSEGITKLPIGSTLDDFIKAQERAFIQETLKYNSGSREKTASMLGVSIATLYRKMGLNVERKTTS; via the coding sequence ATGGCTAAACTGGTAATCATAGACGACGAAGCCGCGATCCTGGAGCTCATGACCAAGCTGTGCAAGGCCGCTGGTCACCAGGTTTTTGGCTGCACCACCGGCATCGACGGCATCGCCGCCATCCGCTCCAACCAGCCCGATCTCGTCATCGTGGACCTGCGCATCGGCGATGTGAATGGCCTCGATCTCGTGAGCATGTGCCGCGAGCAGTTTCCCAGCACCGCCGTGATCATGGTCACCGGCCACGGCAGCGTGGAGACCGCCGTGGAGGCCATGCGCCTGGGTGCCTTTGACTACCTGACCAAGCCCTTTGACCTGGGAGACCTGATCAAGACAGTGAATCAGGCCCTGCAGCGCAATGGCGTGGCCGCCGCCACCCCTGCCGCAGCGGTGCCTAGCACGACGCTGCGCTCCTTCACCTCCTCCAAGCTCATCGGCCACAGCGATGCCATCCAGCGCATCTTTGAAATCGTGCGCCGCGTGGCCAACAACGACAGCCCCGTGCTGCTCGAAGGCGAATTCGGCGTGGGCAAGCACATGGTGGCCCGCGCCCTGCACGAGGCCAGCCGCCGCAGCAATGCCCCCTACAAGGAGCTGCAGTGCAGCGCCATGCCGGAGGACGCGCTGGAGACGGAGCTCTTTGGCCCCAATGCCATCTTTAACCGCGTCTCCGGTGGCACCATCCACCTGGCGGAGGTGAACCAGCTCCCCGCCCGCATCCAGGCGCAGTTCAACACCTTCCTGGACGAAACCCAGAGCAAGAAGGGCTGGGGCACCGGATCGAGCAGCGCGGACTTCCGCCTGGTGGTGTCCAGCACCATCTCCCTGGAAGAGGCGGTCAAGGCGGGCAAATTCCGCGAAGACCTCTTTTACAAGCTCTCCGTGGTGCCGCTGAAGATCCCGCCGCTGCGTGAGCGCCGCGTGGACGTGCGCCCGCTGGTGGAGCACTTCCTCAAGGACCTGGCCGAGCGCACCGACGGCAAGCCCAAGACCATCGAGCCGAGCGCCATCGAGTTCCTGGAAAAGTACAACTGGCCCGGCAACATGAGCGAGCTGCGCAATGCCATCGAGCGCGCCTGCGCCTTTGCCGAAAATGACCGCGTCCGCCCCTCCGACCTGCCGGCCAAGGTCACGCAGCAGATCGAGGTGCCCACGCCTTCCACCTCCGAAGGCATCACCAAGCTGCCCATCGGCTCCACGCTGGACGACTTTATCAAGGCCCAGGAGCGCGCCTTCATCCAGGAGACGCTCAAGTACAACAGCGGCTCCCGCGAAAAGACCGCCAGCATGCTGGGTGTGTCCATCGCCACGCTCTACCGCAAGATGGGGCTGAACGTGGAGCGCAAGACCACCTCGTAG
- a CDS encoding proline-rich domain-containing protein: MKPKPNPIVWLCSALALSVSTLSAQDAKPADQPPAPPQAAPQSPPPAPAPERRDAPRPEGPREGGTPRSEAPRGAPQRPEGPGPRAPMNPPQNEGRRGTADAPRGEHRGDQRGQDHDQGRGNFRRPPMDGPQGGEHHRESPQPQGRPGPVNPPPQAGGEHHQQHGPRGPQHGGFGGRFGGRGPQFFGHRGQFGAPRGGERFRGPQGGPPGGPGGPQQHLGHRFGQRFGQSPGFGQGGGRFGSGRGFGRGFGQGRGQRFGHRFGPPQGPGPQHLGRPHGGPGFDGPRGPEQPHHPPMGPQQGPGAQQPMGRPQGGQFQGPGRDQGPAHFHAPKPQPRHEGTQAEGHGPARAPHEGGTHMAPPSPRGGEQGPKGPPPMNHEHHERGREGPPSERSV, translated from the coding sequence ATGAAGCCTAAACCCAACCCCATTGTCTGGCTCTGCAGTGCACTCGCGCTCAGCGTTTCCACGCTTTCAGCCCAGGATGCCAAGCCGGCCGACCAGCCCCCGGCACCACCCCAGGCGGCTCCGCAGAGCCCGCCCCCGGCCCCCGCACCTGAGCGGCGCGATGCGCCACGCCCCGAAGGCCCGCGCGAGGGTGGCACCCCGCGTTCGGAGGCCCCGCGCGGCGCTCCACAGCGTCCCGAGGGCCCAGGACCGCGTGCCCCCATGAACCCGCCCCAAAATGAGGGTAGGCGCGGCACCGCCGATGCTCCGCGCGGCGAACACCGGGGCGACCAGCGCGGCCAGGATCACGATCAGGGCCGTGGAAACTTCCGCCGCCCGCCCATGGACGGCCCGCAGGGTGGCGAGCACCACCGCGAGAGCCCGCAGCCGCAGGGCCGCCCCGGTCCGGTGAATCCGCCGCCTCAGGCAGGTGGCGAGCATCATCAGCAGCACGGACCACGCGGGCCCCAGCATGGCGGCTTCGGCGGGCGCTTCGGTGGTCGTGGCCCGCAGTTCTTTGGGCATCGCGGCCAGTTCGGCGCACCGCGTGGCGGAGAGCGTTTTCGCGGTCCGCAGGGCGGCCCACCCGGAGGCCCCGGCGGTCCTCAGCAGCACCTCGGGCACCGCTTTGGCCAGCGCTTCGGTCAGTCGCCCGGCTTTGGCCAGGGCGGCGGCAGATTCGGTTCAGGGCGTGGCTTTGGTCGCGGATTTGGCCAGGGGCGTGGTCAGCGTTTCGGGCACCGCTTTGGTCCGCCGCAGGGGCCGGGACCGCAGCACTTGGGCCGCCCCCATGGCGGGCCTGGCTTTGACGGCCCACGTGGTCCGGAGCAGCCGCATCACCCGCCCATGGGCCCGCAGCAGGGCCCGGGGGCACAGCAGCCCATGGGGCGTCCGCAGGGCGGACAGTTTCAGGGGCCGGGCCGCGATCAGGGACCAGCGCATTTCCATGCCCCCAAGCCGCAGCCCCGGCACGAAGGCACGCAGGCTGAAGGCCATGGTCCGGCACGCGCGCCGCATGAGGGTGGCACCCACATGGCCCCGCCCTCTCCGCGCGGTGGAGAGCAGGGACCCAAAGGCCCGCCCCCGATGAACCACGAGCATCACGAGCGCGGCCGCGAAGGCCCGCCGAGTGAGCGCAGCGTGTGA
- a CDS encoding ATP-binding cassette domain-containing protein, producing MSLVKKLAKKYASATKNLVGAAHGGQAQELPWWSPDRWAHLWNGQPPISSAAAATANTMLPVLIEVFAAFSKLDGNIEEEEVESSLGYLRYDYPEAIYADMRRLYFEALQEPQDLTQRAKELSHKLTQEQKILLGVQLYLLISRAQQNQRQMVEFYLFMTNLGIAAQAIDIVYQLNAGDKPPEEGFSSKGGQPLDTLRVGATKNCDVLLRSLSDDCSVVAFRFQNLVLLKNTGNISILVRSRMQPPGEFSRLYPGERVVLEDVTLDYNDLITYFNAKKTLSGTQIYLTLTESGSAEIAPQRTRGTNLRLSFGLGVTVEALRTTKATLNGVLLTSGTVVEASIEDSIIAHGEVEIALRDLRVRAQEFGGQFRLEGSRNTYLVSNKPELLDEGDILLSEDTDGEILLRIECNYAQKTGVLEVLRSSRPLYIGTIPVRDRINLNDGDTITLGEGQYLRCHFADRIIEEERNTIRQLEVRELSHRFDARDTAQDGVSFIARRGEMICVMGPSGCGKSTLLRILGGQLKPKGGEVLMNGLALYDNLHNLTPYIAYIPQEDAFDPLLKVQENLDFSVSVRCPHLKTDERRKRVDAKLAELGLGDLSDRLAGTPQQKFLSGGERKRLNAGLDMIGISDVYLFDEPTSGLSSKDSEHVLEIIRSLARNKIVITSIHQPSSRLLQMFDKALLLDKGGKIAYFGTPQGMIEYFWRVYHTETGQTGDAEAHPPDKLTPDFVFDVLETPLRDISGDIIHERSADGHLVAARRFPPNFWRDSYQRHLIMESMARQKAAPGSTSLIARPKRDESHSASRLRHAPKPPKHTFREESILFYTLLKRAFLSKLRNRTNLLTTLLEAPLLAWLISNVLKYSEEKHYTFATAFHIPTYLFMSLVVAMFLGLTNSADEIIRDRHTLSRERNHNLRTLYYLFGKIISLSTFALIQCVIYLIIGNWVLEIRDMFFIHLWWMFLTSLTGVCLGLFISSIVSDNRTAVNAIPLILIPQIILGGALIKYEEMNKNLDFVYSVGKWLKKSGNDEDEASKLKVPFICQFMPLRWSYEGMVISQSKLNPLTRNQDFLDERIQSLLPPSGADMSDRQRHELELTKQSLAVVSGLYAENPREISKRLGSIRDAVLSGRIEPPMLDRMLEQNDGVSAEEIYVNRKVLDLVTKAEMEREDYRRKASPNVFFGTRKTYLGTKYNTLWINSIVILFTLSLIIAAVELSLRRQLTKV from the coding sequence ATGAGCCTGGTCAAAAAACTTGCCAAAAAGTACGCCTCCGCCACGAAAAACTTGGTAGGCGCAGCTCATGGCGGTCAGGCGCAGGAGCTGCCATGGTGGTCGCCGGATCGCTGGGCGCACCTCTGGAACGGCCAGCCGCCCATTTCCTCCGCAGCCGCTGCCACGGCCAATACCATGCTGCCTGTGCTGATCGAGGTCTTTGCCGCCTTCAGCAAGCTGGATGGAAATATCGAGGAGGAGGAAGTGGAGTCCAGCCTGGGCTACCTGCGCTACGACTACCCCGAGGCCATCTACGCCGACATGCGCCGTCTCTACTTTGAGGCGCTGCAGGAGCCGCAGGACCTGACCCAGCGTGCCAAGGAGCTCAGCCACAAGCTCACCCAGGAGCAGAAGATCCTCCTCGGCGTGCAGCTTTATCTCCTCATCTCCCGCGCGCAGCAGAATCAGCGGCAGATGGTGGAGTTTTACCTCTTCATGACGAACCTGGGCATCGCCGCCCAGGCCATCGACATCGTCTATCAGCTCAATGCCGGCGACAAGCCGCCGGAGGAGGGCTTTTCCAGCAAGGGGGGGCAGCCGCTGGACACCCTGCGCGTGGGTGCCACCAAGAACTGCGACGTGCTGCTGCGTTCGCTCTCAGACGACTGCTCGGTGGTGGCCTTCCGGTTTCAGAATCTCGTGCTGCTCAAAAACACGGGCAATATCTCCATCCTGGTGCGCAGCCGCATGCAGCCGCCGGGAGAGTTTTCCCGCCTGTACCCCGGAGAGCGCGTGGTGCTGGAGGATGTGACGCTGGACTACAATGACCTCATCACCTACTTCAACGCCAAGAAGACCCTCTCAGGCACGCAGATCTATCTCACGCTCACGGAGAGCGGCAGCGCGGAAATCGCCCCACAGCGCACACGTGGCACCAATCTCCGCCTGAGCTTCGGCCTCGGCGTCACCGTGGAGGCGCTGCGCACCACCAAGGCCACGCTCAATGGCGTGCTGCTCACCAGCGGCACCGTGGTGGAGGCCAGCATCGAGGACAGCATCATCGCGCATGGCGAGGTGGAAATCGCCCTGCGGGATCTGCGCGTGCGTGCGCAGGAGTTTGGCGGCCAGTTCCGCCTGGAGGGCAGCCGCAACACCTACCTCGTCTCCAACAAACCCGAGCTGCTGGATGAAGGCGACATCCTTCTCTCCGAGGACACGGATGGGGAGATCCTGCTGCGCATCGAGTGCAACTACGCGCAGAAGACCGGCGTGCTGGAGGTCCTGCGCTCCTCCCGCCCGCTCTACATCGGCACCATCCCGGTGCGCGACCGCATCAATCTCAATGACGGCGACACCATCACGCTGGGAGAGGGGCAGTATCTGCGCTGCCACTTTGCCGACCGCATCATTGAAGAAGAGCGCAATACCATCCGCCAGCTGGAGGTGCGCGAGCTCAGCCACCGCTTTGACGCGCGCGACACCGCGCAGGATGGCGTCAGCTTCATCGCCCGCCGTGGGGAGATGATCTGCGTCATGGGCCCCAGCGGCTGCGGCAAGAGCACGCTGCTGCGCATCCTCGGCGGCCAGCTCAAACCCAAAGGCGGCGAGGTGCTGATGAACGGCCTAGCGCTCTACGACAACCTCCACAACCTCACGCCCTACATCGCCTACATCCCGCAGGAGGATGCCTTTGATCCGCTGCTCAAGGTGCAGGAAAACCTGGACTTCTCCGTCTCCGTGCGCTGCCCGCACCTCAAGACCGATGAGCGCCGCAAGCGCGTGGACGCCAAGCTGGCCGAACTCGGCCTGGGCGACCTGAGCGACCGCCTGGCCGGCACACCGCAGCAGAAATTTCTCAGCGGCGGCGAGCGCAAGCGCCTCAATGCCGGCCTGGACATGATCGGCATCTCGGATGTGTACCTCTTTGACGAGCCCACCTCCGGCCTCTCCTCCAAAGACAGCGAGCACGTGCTGGAAATCATCCGCAGCCTGGCGCGCAACAAGATCGTCATCACCTCCATCCACCAGCCCAGCTCGCGTCTGCTGCAGATGTTCGACAAGGCGCTGCTTTTGGACAAAGGCGGCAAGATCGCCTACTTCGGCACACCGCAGGGCATGATCGAGTACTTCTGGCGCGTGTACCACACCGAGACCGGCCAGACGGGCGATGCCGAGGCGCATCCGCCGGACAAGCTCACGCCCGACTTCGTCTTTGACGTGCTGGAGACTCCGCTGCGAGACATCAGCGGAGACATCATCCATGAGCGCAGTGCCGACGGCCATCTTGTGGCCGCACGCCGCTTTCCGCCCAATTTCTGGCGCGACTCCTACCAGCGCCACCTCATCATGGAGAGCATGGCGCGGCAAAAGGCCGCACCGGGCAGCACCAGCCTCATCGCCCGGCCCAAGCGGGATGAGAGCCACAGCGCCAGCCGCCTGCGCCACGCGCCCAAGCCCCCCAAGCACACCTTCCGCGAGGAGAGCATCCTCTTCTACACGCTGCTCAAGCGCGCCTTCCTCAGCAAGCTGCGCAACCGCACCAACCTCCTCACCACGCTGCTGGAGGCACCGCTGCTCGCCTGGCTCATCTCCAATGTGCTCAAATACTCCGAGGAGAAGCACTACACCTTTGCCACCGCCTTCCACATCCCCACGTACCTCTTCATGAGCCTCGTGGTGGCCATGTTCCTGGGCCTGACCAACAGCGCCGATGAGATCATCCGCGACCGCCATACGCTGAGCCGAGAGCGCAATCACAACCTGCGCACCCTCTACTACCTCTTTGGCAAGATCATCTCCCTCTCCACCTTTGCGCTCATCCAGTGCGTCATCTACCTGATCATTGGCAACTGGGTGCTGGAGATCCGGGACATGTTCTTCATCCATCTCTGGTGGATGTTCCTCACCTCCCTCACCGGCGTGTGCCTGGGCCTCTTCATCTCCAGCATCGTCAGCGACAACCGCACGGCGGTAAACGCCATCCCGCTCATCCTCATCCCGCAGATCATCCTCGGTGGTGCGCTCATCAAATATGAGGAGATGAACAAGAACCTCGACTTCGTGTACTCCGTGGGCAAGTGGCTCAAGAAATCCGGCAATGACGAAGATGAGGCCAGCAAGCTCAAGGTGCCCTTCATCTGCCAGTTCATGCCCCTGCGCTGGTCCTACGAGGGCATGGTCATCTCCCAGTCCAAGCTCAATCCTCTGACGCGCAATCAGGACTTCCTCGATGAGCGCATCCAGTCCCTGCTGCCGCCCTCCGGCGCGGACATGAGCGACCGCCAGCGCCACGAGCTGGAGCTCACCAAGCAGTCCCTCGCCGTCGTCTCCGGCCTTTACGCCGAGAATCCGCGCGAAATATCGAAGCGCCTCGGCTCCATCCGCGATGCCGTCCTCAGCGGCCGCATCGAGCCCCCCATGCTCGACCGCATGCTCGAGCAAAACGACGGCGTCAGCGCCGAAGAAATCTACGTGAACCG